One region of Chaetodon auriga isolate fChaAug3 chromosome 5, fChaAug3.hap1, whole genome shotgun sequence genomic DNA includes:
- the LOC143321264 gene encoding L-serine dehydratase/L-threonine deaminase-like: MKTQQPLHVATPVRQSLALTKVAGTSVYLKLDSSQPTGSFKIRGIGHLCKTWAERGCERFVCCSGGNAGMAAAYSARQLGVPATIVVPSVTPNPTVDRLKDEGATVVIHGKALNESIEYGQQLVANNPGWIFISPFDDPLIWEGHTSLVKELEQDLREKPGAVVLSVGGGGLLNGVVEGLRRADWADVPIVAMETLGAHSLSAAMKAGELVTLPEITSVATTLGLTRVSAQTLKLVNEHTVFSQVVTDQEAVKAVERFVDDEKVLVEPACGAALAAVYSGVIKRLQDEGKLAQRLGPVVIVVCGGNNISMEQLWRLKKQLGII; this comes from the exons ATGAAGACCCAGCAGCCTCTCCATGTGGCCACTCCAGTGAGGCAGAGCCTCGCCCTGACTAAAGTAGCTGGGACCTCCGTTTACCTCAAGCTGGATTCATCGCAGCCCACGGGATCCTTTAAGATCCGGGGCATCGGACACCTCTGTAAAACT TGGGCAGAGCGAGGATGTGAGCGCTTTGTGTGCTGTTCAG GTGGAAACGCTGGTATGGCCGCAGCTTACTCTGCCCGTCAGCTTGGGGTACCTGCAACCATAGTAGTTCCAAGTGTGACACCGAACCCAACAGTGGACAGGCTGAAGGACGAAGGCGCCACCGTGGTTATTCATGGGAAG GCTCTAAATGAAAGCATTGAATACGGACAGCAGCTTGTGGCAAACAACCCCGGCTGGATCTTCATCTCCCCCTTTGATGATCCCCTCATCTG ggaagGCCACACATCTctggtgaaggagctggagcaAGACCTGAGGGAGAAGCCAGGAGCGGTAGTGTTGTCGGTGGGAGGTGGAGGCCTGCTGAACGGGGTGGTGGAGGGTCTGCGTCGTGCCGACTGGGCTGATGTGCCCATCGTAGCGATGGAAACCTTGGGAGCGCACAGCCTCAGTGCAGCGATGAAGGCCGGGGAGCTGGTCACTCTACCTGAAATCACCAG TGTTGCGACCACACTGGGCCTGACAAGAGTGTCTGCGCAGACTCTCAAACTGGTGAACGAGCACACGGTTTTCTCACAAGTCGTCACAGACCAGGAGGCCGTAAAAGCTGTGGAACGCTTTGTAG ATGATGAGAAGGTCCTGGTGGAGCCTGCCTGCGGCGCTGCCCTGGCAGCCGTGTACAGCGGCGTTATCAAAAGGCTGCAGGACGAGGGCAAGCTGGCGCAGCGCCTGGGCCCCGTGGTCATCGTGGTGTGCGGCGGCAACAACATCAGCATGGAGCAGCTATGGAGGCTGAAAAAGCAGCTTGGTATTATCTAG